In the genome of Pirellulales bacterium, one region contains:
- a CDS encoding prolyl oligopeptidase family serine peptidase yields the protein MSKAKLPIAVLSLTILILAILALAPVTAQITPDDARFGRLNSSSMLMPYKLAGGDTSQIMPLLESANQSVLLDPVNAYRGYTHALVLIAGKEWTPETELTTALDFSIQKKVLAPKELLQTRVTFLFDAPAAAGPYRLALDILASDGTKVAAVEPGIALFDVKGRHSGETAGLIFDPSKLVGPGTHLLRATLKNGEGADLFEYFRTFVIVKDLNKRLAASEQMLELLGAQQSPAALTARYLLETIKLAHQTYLGGNFQNLTGYLHSAYRRRGNALFELMDFDAELERAGQLAAALKDGRDPLADARGDLRLAYRSNFDGKLVPYRLYLPKNYDQAKAYPLIALLHGAGGDENNFFDRYEKVWPKLAEERGYIIVAANGRGPTSNYLKENGAQQDVLDVISLMQANYHIDPARLYLAGHSMGSAGTWFIGLEHRDRFAALAPIAGSKMLPFIANGLNSGRKIPLIIVAGVKDAIVPVADCREVAEKAKELGFDVKYLEYADGDHMSVAISSVKEIFDWFDSHRLTSP from the coding sequence ATGTCCAAAGCCAAGCTGCCGATAGCCGTGCTCTCCCTGACAATACTGATCCTTGCGATCCTGGCGCTGGCGCCGGTAACCGCGCAAATTACTCCGGACGACGCTCGTTTCGGGAGATTGAATTCCAGCTCGATGCTGATGCCTTATAAGCTGGCCGGTGGAGACACGAGCCAGATCATGCCGCTCTTAGAGTCGGCGAACCAGAGCGTGCTGCTCGACCCGGTCAACGCATATCGCGGCTATACGCACGCATTGGTTCTGATAGCCGGCAAGGAGTGGACGCCCGAAACGGAATTGACGACGGCGCTCGATTTCAGCATTCAGAAGAAGGTGCTTGCTCCCAAAGAGCTACTGCAAACCCGCGTCACGTTTCTATTTGACGCGCCGGCCGCGGCGGGGCCGTATCGCCTGGCGCTCGATATCCTCGCGTCCGATGGCACAAAGGTCGCCGCCGTCGAGCCGGGCATTGCGCTGTTCGACGTCAAAGGGCGTCATAGCGGCGAAACGGCCGGCCTCATCTTCGATCCCTCGAAGCTGGTGGGTCCGGGAACGCACCTGTTGCGAGCTACGTTGAAGAACGGCGAGGGCGCGGATCTGTTTGAATATTTTCGCACGTTCGTGATCGTCAAGGATCTCAACAAGCGCCTTGCCGCGAGCGAACAGATGCTCGAACTGCTTGGCGCGCAGCAAAGCCCTGCGGCTCTAACCGCGCGATACCTGTTGGAGACCATCAAACTTGCGCATCAGACGTATCTGGGCGGCAACTTCCAAAACCTGACAGGCTACCTGCACTCCGCCTATCGGCGGCGCGGCAATGCACTCTTTGAGCTGATGGATTTTGACGCGGAACTTGAGCGGGCCGGACAATTGGCCGCCGCTCTCAAGGACGGCCGCGACCCACTGGCCGATGCTCGCGGTGACTTGCGGCTAGCCTATCGCTCGAATTTCGATGGCAAGCTGGTGCCGTACCGTCTCTACCTGCCTAAGAACTACGACCAGGCAAAGGCCTACCCACTGATCGCGCTGTTGCACGGAGCCGGAGGGGACGAGAACAATTTCTTTGATCGCTATGAGAAGGTGTGGCCCAAGTTAGCCGAAGAGCGGGGGTATATCATCGTCGCGGCCAACGGCCGCGGACCGACCAGCAACTATCTCAAGGAGAACGGCGCGCAGCAGGACGTGCTCGACGTGATCTCGCTGATGCAGGCGAATTACCACATTGATCCTGCCCGGCTTTATCTGGCAGGACATTCCATGGGATCAGCCGGTACATGGTTCATCGGACTTGAGCATCGCGATCGCTTCGCTGCATTAGCTCCGATTGCCGGATCAAAAATGTTGCCCTTCATCGCAAACGGGCTCAATTCGGGCCGCAAGATACCGCTGATCATCGTGGCCGGCGTCAAAGACGCGATCGTGCCGGTGGCCGACTGTCGCGAGGTGGCCGAGAAGGCCAAGGAGCTCGGTTTCGACGTCAAGTACCTGGAGTACGCCGACGGCGATCACATGTCGGTGGCGATCAGTTCAGTCAAGGAAATCTTCGACTGGTTCGACTCCCATCGCCTGACTAGCCCCTGA
- a CDS encoding C13 family peptidase, which translates to MTSMVGLIGWSLSPSSVGPWTTSTLVFFVVALGGAVLRSEEHDIDGPLRDRVTHYAILSTGPSGGGKLAGFYWETNQLMNAALREYGYLDEAIYRLSEFGITQGQDIDGRSTLSNLRQTLDHLRHIIKEQDDLFIFLIGHGKPAGGDFTYTMVDGDLTATELKELLDRLPTQKLTIALHPCFSGGFIPKISGKGRVIVTSTSDSEVNAIPWAEAFIRALSPGGTKQAVSIKDAYVAGLEPGRQRYGTDVKEHPLLDDNGDGIGHFGEQKVVDGDGRVAADRFLGDRGRLLRFSESAVRTLRKQNSSLILCDRTRLADIFVTEAVYLGKLGGYKDDPGANSTSVDDHRAWALDHDPRMLSLNLVDKYLVQFDRQASSGKAAADHFYAEASARLASYGIDLGNSGTNVDISPPHFEWASRTSIERVRDELEAKVRALIVGASDCQKR; encoded by the coding sequence ATGACGTCGATGGTTGGGCTGATCGGTTGGTCGTTGTCGCCTTCAAGTGTTGGCCCATGGACGACAAGCACGCTTGTGTTCTTTGTCGTTGCCCTTGGCGGGGCCGTTCTTCGTTCCGAGGAACATGATATTGACGGTCCTCTCCGGGATCGAGTCACTCATTACGCGATTTTAAGTACAGGCCCGTCCGGCGGCGGCAAGCTTGCTGGTTTCTATTGGGAAACCAACCAGCTCATGAATGCCGCACTTAGGGAATATGGCTATCTCGACGAAGCGATTTACCGGCTTTCGGAATTCGGCATCACTCAGGGACAGGACATCGACGGTCGCTCGACACTGTCAAATCTTCGTCAGACCCTTGATCACCTACGGCACATAATCAAAGAACAAGACGATCTATTCATTTTCCTGATTGGGCACGGCAAGCCCGCCGGCGGCGACTTCACGTACACGATGGTCGACGGCGATCTTACAGCGACGGAATTGAAGGAACTCTTGGATCGCCTTCCCACTCAAAAACTGACCATCGCCCTTCATCCATGCTTCAGCGGAGGATTTATTCCGAAGATCAGCGGCAAAGGCCGCGTCATCGTCACGTCGACCAGCGATTCCGAGGTCAACGCCATTCCGTGGGCAGAGGCGTTTATCCGAGCGTTGTCTCCGGGTGGAACGAAACAAGCCGTCTCCATTAAAGATGCGTACGTCGCTGGTCTTGAACCCGGACGCCAGCGGTACGGAACAGACGTCAAGGAGCATCCATTGCTCGATGACAATGGTGATGGGATTGGCCACTTCGGCGAACAGAAAGTCGTGGACGGCGATGGACGAGTTGCCGCTGATCGATTTCTCGGCGATCGCGGTCGCCTGCTTCGATTCAGCGAGAGCGCCGTCCGAACACTACGCAAGCAAAACAGCTCGCTGATTTTGTGCGACCGAACTCGCCTCGCCGACATATTCGTAACTGAGGCAGTCTATCTCGGTAAGTTGGGAGGGTACAAGGACGATCCCGGCGCGAACTCAACCAGCGTAGATGATCATCGTGCGTGGGCACTCGATCACGACCCGCGTATGCTTTCGCTTAATCTTGTCGATAAGTACCTAGTTCAGTTCGATCGTCAGGCTAGCTCGGGAAAGGCGGCGGCTGATCATTTCTACGCGGAGGCCTCAGCGCGTCTGGCATCCTATGGAATTGATTTGGGCAACAGCGGCACCAACGTCGATATCTCCCCGCCACATTTCGAATGGGCCAGTCGCACCTCCATAGAGCGTGTTCGCGACGAGCTTGAGGCCAAAGTCCGCGCACTAATTGTAGGTGCGAGTGATTGTCAAAAGCGGTGA